Proteins from a single region of Primulina tabacum isolate GXHZ01 chromosome 5, ASM2559414v2, whole genome shotgun sequence:
- the LOC142545132 gene encoding LRR receptor-like serine/threonine-protein kinase ERECTA isoform X2, which produces MVVIMMANLWKEFVFVRFLVMCLSFALVVCDDGATLLEVKKSFRDVDNVLYDWTDSPSSDYCVWRGITCDNVTFNVVALNLSGLNLDGEISPAIGQLRSLMSIDLRGNMISGQIPDEIGDCTALRSLDLSFNELYGDIPFSISKLKQLENLILKNNKLIGPLPSTLSQIPNLKILDLAQNKLSGEIPRLIYWNEVLQYLGLRGNNLQGTLSPDMCQLTGLWYFDVRNNSLSGTIPDTVGNCTAFQVLDLSYNNFTGEIPFNIGFLQVATLSLQGNRFSGQIPSVIGLMQALAVLDLSCNLLSGTIPPILGNLTYTEKLYLHGNKLTGSVPAELGNMTKLHYLELNNNFLTGGIPPELGKLTDLFDLNVANNLLEGSIPDNLSSCTNLNSLNVHENKLSGTIPPELERLESMTYLNLSSNNLKGPIPVELSRIGNLDTLDLSNNMISGYMPSSLGDLEHLLKLNLSNNGLTGAIPAEFGNLRSVVDIDLSNNHLSGSIPQELGQLQNLFLLKLGNNNISGDVMTLANCLSLTVLNVSYNHLAGYIPTGNNFSRFTPDSFLGNPGLCGYWLGSGCHVAHPAERVTISKAAIFGISLGALVILLMILVAACRPHNPKPFFDGPFDKPVSYSTPKLVILHMNMALHVYEDIMRMTENLNEKFIIGYGASSTVYKCVLKNCKPVAIKKLYSHPHCLKEFETELETVGSIKHRNLVGLQGYSLSPLGNLLFYDYMENGSLWDLLHGNKRKKKLDWDTRLRIAMGAAQGLTYLHHDCSPRIIHRDVKSSNILLDKDYEAHLTDFGIAKSLCTIKTHTSTYIMGTIGYIDPEYARTSRLTEKSDVYSYGIVLLELLTGRKAVDNESNLHYLILTKAANNAVMDTVDPEILETCKDLGQVKKVFQLALLCSKKQPSDRPTMHEVVRVLGTMVPTPEAKFIPSESTKVHQCYKDEYANLKTPTPHLLNCSSTSTSDAQLFLKFGEVISQNSV; this is translated from the exons ATGGTAGTGATTATGATGGCTAATTTGTGGAAAGAATTCGTGTTCGTTAGATTTTTGGTGATGTGCTTGAGCTTCGCTCTTGTGGTCTGCGATGATG GGGCTACTTTGCTGGAGGTGAAGAAGTCATTTAGGGACGTGGACAATGTGCTTTATGACTGGACAGATTCTCCATCTTCGGACTACTGTGTCTGGAGAGGGATTACGTGTGATAATGTCACCTTCAACGTGGTTGCACT TAATCTCTCCGGTTTAAACCTTGATGGAGAAATTTCGCCTGCCATAGGGCAGCTTAGAAGCTTGATGTCCAT TGATTTAAGAGGAAATATGATCTCTGGACAAATCCCAGACGAGATTGGGGACTGTACAGCTTTGAGAAGCTT AGACTTATCGTTTAACGAGCTCTATGGAGATATCCCCTTCTCAATTTCGAAGCTAAAGCAACTTGAGAACTT GATTTTGAAGAACAATAAGTTGATTGGTCCGCTACCTTCAACACTGTCTCAGATTCCGAACTTGAAAATTTT GGATTTGGCTCAGAATAAGCTGAGTGGGGAAATACCAAGACTGATATATTGGAATGAAGTTTTGCAGTATCT GGGTTTGCGGGGAAATAATTTGCAAGGTACACTGTCCCCCGATATGTGTCAGCTAACCGGTTTGTGGTACTT TGATGTGAGAAATAACAGCTTGAGTGGAACAATTCCTGATACCGTAGGCAATTGCACTGCCTTCCAAGTTCT GGATTTGTCATATAATAATTTCACGGGTGAGATTCCTTTCAACATTGGATTTCTCCAAGTTGCTACCTT GTCTTTGCAAGGCAATCGGTTTTCTGGGCAGATTCCATCAGTCATAGGCTTGATGCAAGCACTTGCAGTGTT AGATCTTAGCTGCAATTTGTTGAGTGGAACAATCCCACCAATTTTAGGAAATTTAACTTACACTGAGAAACT ATATCTTCACGGAAACAAGCTAACTGGGTCCGTTCCTGCCGAGCTTGGAAATATGACAAAGCTTCACTATCT GGAATTGAACAATAATTTCCTCACTGGGGGCATCCCACCAGAACTTGGGAAGCTCACTGATTTATTTGACTT AAATGTAGCCAACAACCTCCTAGAGGGGTCGATCCCAGATAATCTTAGCTCTTGTACAAATCTGAATAGCCT CAATGTGCACGAGAACAAGTTGAGTGGAACCATTCCTCCAGAACTTGAAAGGCTTGAAAGCATGACCTATCT GAATCTATCCTCGAATAATCTCAAGGGTCCAATTCCAGTTGAGTTGTCACGCATAGGGAATTTAGACACTTT AGACCTTTCAAATAACATGATCAGTGGTTATATGCCTTCCTCTCTAGGTGACTTGGAACATCTCTTGAAACT GAATTTAAGCAATAATGGTTTGACTGGAGCCATTCCTGCTGAGTTTGGTAACCTGAGAAGCGTAGTGGACAT AGATCTTTCTAATAACCATCTTTCAGGTTCAATACCTCAAGAACTTGGGCAGCTTCAAAATCTGTTTTTGCT GAAGCTTGGGAACAACAATATATCAGGGGATGTAATGACGCTGGCTAATTGTCTCAGCCTTACTGTGCT GAATGTATCGTACAATCACCTTGCTGGATATATACCAACAGGCAATAATTTCTCAAGATTTACACCCGACAG CTTCCTAGGAAATCCAGGTCTTTGTGGGTACTGGCTTGGTTCTGGTTGCCACGTGGCTCATCCCGCTGAGCGAG TCACAATATCAAAAGCTGCTATATTTGGAATCTCTCTGGGTGCTTTGGTCATCCTTCTTATGATCTTAGTTGCGGCTTGCCGACCACACAATCCAAAACCATTTTTTGATGGGCCTTTTGACAAACCAG TAAGTTACTCGACTCCAAAGCTTGTAATCCTCCACATGAACATGGCTCTTCATGTATACGAGGATATTATGAGGATGACAGAGAACTTGAATGAGAAATTTATAATCGGTTATGGTGCGTCGAGCACCGTGTATAAATGTGTTCTCAAGAACTGCAAGCCTGTGGCTATCAAGAAACTCTATTCGCACCCTCACTGCCTGAAAGAATTTGAGACCGAACTCGAGACTGTTGGGAGCATTAAACATCGTAACCTAGTTGGTCTCCAAGGATATTCCCTTTCTCCGTTGGGAAATCTTCTGTTTTACGATTATATGGAAAATGGAAGTCTTTGGGACCTTCTACATG GAAATAAGAGGAAGAAAAAGCTCGACTGGGACACGCGTCTTCGTATAGCCATGGGAGCTGCGCAAGGGCTGACGTATCTACACCACGATTGTAGCCCTCGAATAATCCATCGAGACGTGAAGTCGTCCAACATTTTATTGGACAAGGATTACGAGGCCCATCTCACGGACTTCGGCATAGCCAAGAGCTTATGCACAATCAAAACCCACACTTCTACTTACATAATGGGAACCATTGGTTACATTGACCCTGAATATGCCCGTACTTCCCGGCTCACTGAGAAATCGGATGTATATAGCTATGGAATCGTGCTGCTGGAGCTTCTTACAGGGAGGAAAGCTGTGGATAACGAATCCAATCTCCATTACCtg ATTTTAACAAAAGCGGCCAACAATGCGGTTATGGATACGGTTGATCCGGAAATTCTAGAAACCTGTAAAGACCTGGGACAAGTCAAGAAAGTGTTCCAGCTAGCTCTTTTGTGCAGCAAGAAACAGCCATCAGACAGGCCAACCATGCACGAGGTTGTTCGAGTGCTAGGAACCATGGTGCCTACCCCGGAAGCTAAATTTATCCCCTCCGAGTCGACAAAAGTCCACCAGTGTTACAAGGACGAGTATGCAAATCTGAAAACGCCGACTCCACACTTGCTGAACTGCTCATCCACGAGCACCTCAGACGCCCAACTCTTTCTTAAATTTGGAGAAGTAATATCTCAGAATAGCGTCTGA
- the LOC142545132 gene encoding LRR receptor-like serine/threonine-protein kinase ERECTA isoform X1: MVVIMMANLWKEFVFVRFLVMCLSFALVVCDDGATLLEVKKSFRDVDNVLYDWTDSPSSDYCVWRGITCDNVTFNVVALNLSGLNLDGEISPAIGQLRSLMSIDLRGNMISGQIPDEIGDCTALRSLDLSFNELYGDIPFSISKLKQLENLILKNNKLIGPLPSTLSQIPNLKILDLAQNKLSGEIPRLIYWNEVLQYLGLRGNNLQGTLSPDMCQLTGLWYFDVRNNSLSGTIPDTVGNCTAFQVLDLSYNNFTGEIPFNIGFLQVATLSLQGNRFSGQIPSVIGLMQALAVLDLSCNLLSGTIPPILGNLTYTEKLYLHGNKLTGSVPAELGNMTKLHYLELNNNFLTGGIPPELGKLTDLFDLNVANNLLEGSIPDNLSSCTNLNSLNVHENKLSGTIPPELERLESMTYLNLSSNNLKGPIPVELSRIGNLDTFRDLSNNMISGYMPSSLGDLEHLLKLNLSNNGLTGAIPAEFGNLRSVVDIDLSNNHLSGSIPQELGQLQNLFLLKLGNNNISGDVMTLANCLSLTVLNVSYNHLAGYIPTGNNFSRFTPDSFLGNPGLCGYWLGSGCHVAHPAERVTISKAAIFGISLGALVILLMILVAACRPHNPKPFFDGPFDKPVSYSTPKLVILHMNMALHVYEDIMRMTENLNEKFIIGYGASSTVYKCVLKNCKPVAIKKLYSHPHCLKEFETELETVGSIKHRNLVGLQGYSLSPLGNLLFYDYMENGSLWDLLHGNKRKKKLDWDTRLRIAMGAAQGLTYLHHDCSPRIIHRDVKSSNILLDKDYEAHLTDFGIAKSLCTIKTHTSTYIMGTIGYIDPEYARTSRLTEKSDVYSYGIVLLELLTGRKAVDNESNLHYLILTKAANNAVMDTVDPEILETCKDLGQVKKVFQLALLCSKKQPSDRPTMHEVVRVLGTMVPTPEAKFIPSESTKVHQCYKDEYANLKTPTPHLLNCSSTSTSDAQLFLKFGEVISQNSV, encoded by the exons ATGGTAGTGATTATGATGGCTAATTTGTGGAAAGAATTCGTGTTCGTTAGATTTTTGGTGATGTGCTTGAGCTTCGCTCTTGTGGTCTGCGATGATG GGGCTACTTTGCTGGAGGTGAAGAAGTCATTTAGGGACGTGGACAATGTGCTTTATGACTGGACAGATTCTCCATCTTCGGACTACTGTGTCTGGAGAGGGATTACGTGTGATAATGTCACCTTCAACGTGGTTGCACT TAATCTCTCCGGTTTAAACCTTGATGGAGAAATTTCGCCTGCCATAGGGCAGCTTAGAAGCTTGATGTCCAT TGATTTAAGAGGAAATATGATCTCTGGACAAATCCCAGACGAGATTGGGGACTGTACAGCTTTGAGAAGCTT AGACTTATCGTTTAACGAGCTCTATGGAGATATCCCCTTCTCAATTTCGAAGCTAAAGCAACTTGAGAACTT GATTTTGAAGAACAATAAGTTGATTGGTCCGCTACCTTCAACACTGTCTCAGATTCCGAACTTGAAAATTTT GGATTTGGCTCAGAATAAGCTGAGTGGGGAAATACCAAGACTGATATATTGGAATGAAGTTTTGCAGTATCT GGGTTTGCGGGGAAATAATTTGCAAGGTACACTGTCCCCCGATATGTGTCAGCTAACCGGTTTGTGGTACTT TGATGTGAGAAATAACAGCTTGAGTGGAACAATTCCTGATACCGTAGGCAATTGCACTGCCTTCCAAGTTCT GGATTTGTCATATAATAATTTCACGGGTGAGATTCCTTTCAACATTGGATTTCTCCAAGTTGCTACCTT GTCTTTGCAAGGCAATCGGTTTTCTGGGCAGATTCCATCAGTCATAGGCTTGATGCAAGCACTTGCAGTGTT AGATCTTAGCTGCAATTTGTTGAGTGGAACAATCCCACCAATTTTAGGAAATTTAACTTACACTGAGAAACT ATATCTTCACGGAAACAAGCTAACTGGGTCCGTTCCTGCCGAGCTTGGAAATATGACAAAGCTTCACTATCT GGAATTGAACAATAATTTCCTCACTGGGGGCATCCCACCAGAACTTGGGAAGCTCACTGATTTATTTGACTT AAATGTAGCCAACAACCTCCTAGAGGGGTCGATCCCAGATAATCTTAGCTCTTGTACAAATCTGAATAGCCT CAATGTGCACGAGAACAAGTTGAGTGGAACCATTCCTCCAGAACTTGAAAGGCTTGAAAGCATGACCTATCT GAATCTATCCTCGAATAATCTCAAGGGTCCAATTCCAGTTGAGTTGTCACGCATAGGGAATTTAGACACTTT CAGAGACCTTTCAAATAACATGATCAGTGGTTATATGCCTTCCTCTCTAGGTGACTTGGAACATCTCTTGAAACT GAATTTAAGCAATAATGGTTTGACTGGAGCCATTCCTGCTGAGTTTGGTAACCTGAGAAGCGTAGTGGACAT AGATCTTTCTAATAACCATCTTTCAGGTTCAATACCTCAAGAACTTGGGCAGCTTCAAAATCTGTTTTTGCT GAAGCTTGGGAACAACAATATATCAGGGGATGTAATGACGCTGGCTAATTGTCTCAGCCTTACTGTGCT GAATGTATCGTACAATCACCTTGCTGGATATATACCAACAGGCAATAATTTCTCAAGATTTACACCCGACAG CTTCCTAGGAAATCCAGGTCTTTGTGGGTACTGGCTTGGTTCTGGTTGCCACGTGGCTCATCCCGCTGAGCGAG TCACAATATCAAAAGCTGCTATATTTGGAATCTCTCTGGGTGCTTTGGTCATCCTTCTTATGATCTTAGTTGCGGCTTGCCGACCACACAATCCAAAACCATTTTTTGATGGGCCTTTTGACAAACCAG TAAGTTACTCGACTCCAAAGCTTGTAATCCTCCACATGAACATGGCTCTTCATGTATACGAGGATATTATGAGGATGACAGAGAACTTGAATGAGAAATTTATAATCGGTTATGGTGCGTCGAGCACCGTGTATAAATGTGTTCTCAAGAACTGCAAGCCTGTGGCTATCAAGAAACTCTATTCGCACCCTCACTGCCTGAAAGAATTTGAGACCGAACTCGAGACTGTTGGGAGCATTAAACATCGTAACCTAGTTGGTCTCCAAGGATATTCCCTTTCTCCGTTGGGAAATCTTCTGTTTTACGATTATATGGAAAATGGAAGTCTTTGGGACCTTCTACATG GAAATAAGAGGAAGAAAAAGCTCGACTGGGACACGCGTCTTCGTATAGCCATGGGAGCTGCGCAAGGGCTGACGTATCTACACCACGATTGTAGCCCTCGAATAATCCATCGAGACGTGAAGTCGTCCAACATTTTATTGGACAAGGATTACGAGGCCCATCTCACGGACTTCGGCATAGCCAAGAGCTTATGCACAATCAAAACCCACACTTCTACTTACATAATGGGAACCATTGGTTACATTGACCCTGAATATGCCCGTACTTCCCGGCTCACTGAGAAATCGGATGTATATAGCTATGGAATCGTGCTGCTGGAGCTTCTTACAGGGAGGAAAGCTGTGGATAACGAATCCAATCTCCATTACCtg ATTTTAACAAAAGCGGCCAACAATGCGGTTATGGATACGGTTGATCCGGAAATTCTAGAAACCTGTAAAGACCTGGGACAAGTCAAGAAAGTGTTCCAGCTAGCTCTTTTGTGCAGCAAGAAACAGCCATCAGACAGGCCAACCATGCACGAGGTTGTTCGAGTGCTAGGAACCATGGTGCCTACCCCGGAAGCTAAATTTATCCCCTCCGAGTCGACAAAAGTCCACCAGTGTTACAAGGACGAGTATGCAAATCTGAAAACGCCGACTCCACACTTGCTGAACTGCTCATCCACGAGCACCTCAGACGCCCAACTCTTTCTTAAATTTGGAGAAGTAATATCTCAGAATAGCGTCTGA